A window of the Leptospira brenneri genome harbors these coding sequences:
- a CDS encoding DUF1554 domain-containing protein, whose protein sequence is MNNACDINSDSYLESTILFNLLGNGKGYCSTGMIEFFPTVISLSSKSGVVSEEGGSLLFGSPLDFTVSLKEKPETQVQIQLVVSDPISARVSPTTLIFEADNWSVAQNIQVTGVNDSIFNGTRKFRVILSPSSEDKKLDLNPAEIQMEILDNEKRLFLSSGTYQGGGFGGVAGADAICNSDPLCPHGSTCKAMILNGTTRIASVTANLGDGQVNWVLHPNAHYYLTGGSTLISNTNNTSLLQIPFSNAIHSTNYGAWFGGTAGWVYDTNTSCFTWTSLVNNDSGLIFRTQEVNNLFFGTNYGCANPLKLSCVEY, encoded by the coding sequence GATATCAATTCCGATTCCTATTTAGAATCTACAATTCTTTTTAATTTGTTAGGTAATGGAAAGGGATACTGTTCCACAGGTATGATTGAATTTTTTCCTACCGTGATTTCCTTAAGTTCAAAATCAGGAGTGGTTTCGGAAGAAGGAGGAAGTTTACTTTTTGGAAGTCCACTTGATTTTACGGTTAGCCTAAAAGAAAAACCGGAAACACAAGTGCAAATACAGTTGGTTGTTTCTGATCCTATTTCTGCACGAGTTTCTCCAACTACGCTTATTTTTGAAGCGGACAATTGGTCTGTCGCACAGAACATTCAAGTGACAGGTGTTAACGATTCAATATTTAACGGGACTCGTAAATTTCGTGTAATTTTAAGTCCGAGTTCAGAAGATAAAAAACTAGATTTGAATCCTGCAGAGATCCAAATGGAAATTTTGGATAATGAAAAAAGATTATTTTTATCTTCTGGTACATACCAAGGTGGTGGGTTTGGCGGGGTAGCAGGTGCCGATGCCATTTGCAATTCAGATCCTTTATGTCCACATGGTTCGACATGTAAGGCAATGATTTTGAATGGAACCACTCGCATTGCATCTGTTACTGCGAATTTAGGTGATGGGCAAGTCAATTGGGTTTTACATCCCAATGCACATTATTATTTAACTGGTGGATCTACTTTAATTTCGAATACAAACAATACCTCATTACTGCAAATTCCGTTTTCCAATGCGATTCACTCAACAAATTATGGAGCCTGGTTTGGTGGTACTGCCGGATGGGTTTATGACACAAACACTAGTTGTTTTACTTGGACGTCGCTCGTAAATAATGATTCAGGACTTATATTCAGAACTCAGGAGGTTAACAATTTATTTTTTGGAACCAACTATGGTTGTGCAAATCCGCTAAAATTATCCTGTGTTGAATATTAA
- a CDS encoding DUF1554 domain-containing protein: MFFRTFLLSVLVLSCSRIPLNNPCDPNTNAYAKTTLVAELVGDHKNVCYPGVIIKNNPGLNLSQSFGQISEYGGSSVQGSSLNFTVSFGSEPKEEVNVQVIVSNPAFATVTPTSFQWKPSDWNSERTVTVTAVNDSLLNGTRDFLIRVVPTSLDTSLKLQEQFISMKILDNEKHLFLNANTTKGNLGGISGADATCSSDPNCPLGSQCKAMLVTDSGIRRATVTGNLGDGQVDWVLKPFTSYYRSDNITLIGSTNAVSLLIFPLQAGIDSASVTTWTGMGSSWDSQPDHCSNWGNSISGNGVVGDSISTSASVLSNLNVGCTSDLKFYCAEQ; this comes from the coding sequence ATGTTTTTTAGAACCTTTCTATTGAGTGTTCTTGTCCTTTCTTGTAGCAGAATTCCCCTCAACAACCCTTGTGACCCCAATACAAACGCTTACGCTAAAACTACCTTGGTAGCGGAACTTGTGGGGGATCATAAGAATGTTTGTTATCCGGGAGTTATCATAAAAAATAACCCTGGTCTAAATCTAAGCCAATCGTTTGGCCAAATTTCTGAGTATGGCGGGAGTTCAGTTCAGGGATCTTCTTTAAACTTTACTGTATCTTTTGGATCAGAACCCAAAGAGGAAGTAAATGTTCAGGTGATTGTTTCCAATCCTGCATTTGCCACTGTAACTCCAACTTCGTTTCAATGGAAACCTTCGGATTGGAATTCGGAAAGAACAGTCACAGTCACCGCAGTCAACGATTCACTTTTGAATGGAACTAGAGATTTTTTAATTCGGGTCGTTCCTACTTCTTTGGATACATCGCTAAAACTCCAAGAGCAATTTATCTCTATGAAAATTTTGGATAATGAAAAACATTTATTTCTCAATGCAAATACCACTAAAGGCAATTTAGGTGGTATTTCTGGAGCAGATGCCACCTGTTCTTCCGATCCGAATTGTCCTTTGGGATCTCAATGCAAGGCAATGCTTGTTACTGATTCAGGAATACGCAGGGCAACCGTCACTGGAAATCTTGGTGATGGGCAAGTGGATTGGGTTCTAAAACCATTTACCTCATATTACCGCTCAGATAATATAACTCTGATTGGAAGTACCAATGCGGTTTCATTATTAATTTTTCCACTTCAAGCTGGGATTGACTCTGCATCTGTGACAACATGGACAGGAATGGGAAGTTCTTGGGATTCACAGCCGGATCATTGTTCGAACTGGGGTAACTCAATTTCTGGCAATGGCGTTGTGGGTGATTCTATCAGCACATCTGCTTCGGTTCTCAGTAATTTGAATGTAGGATGTACGAGTGACTTAAAATTTTATTGCGCTGAACAGTAA
- a CDS encoding NAD(P)H-dependent oxidoreductase: MKTKDKNILVILGHPNTNSLCGHLAETYVNAAKVSGHTVNFLKLSELKFDYNLYAGHKKDSSQVLEPDLIQSQKLIAEANHLVFVFPSWWASMPAVLKAWIDRVFLPGFSFKYRKDSPFPEKLLLGKSARIFVTMDAPSWYYQWFNKSPGVQLLKFGTLEFCGVSPVKVKIFGQVRTRKTRDFLKWTEFVQSLAVLGK; this comes from the coding sequence ATGAAAACAAAAGATAAAAATATTCTTGTGATACTTGGTCATCCGAATACGAATTCACTATGTGGACATTTAGCAGAAACCTATGTAAATGCTGCAAAAGTTTCTGGCCATACGGTGAATTTCCTAAAACTTTCAGAATTAAAATTCGATTATAATTTATATGCAGGTCATAAAAAAGATTCTTCACAAGTCTTAGAACCTGATTTGATCCAAAGTCAAAAATTAATTGCGGAAGCAAATCATTTGGTTTTTGTTTTTCCGAGTTGGTGGGCAAGTATGCCAGCAGTTCTAAAAGCTTGGATCGATCGTGTGTTTTTGCCAGGATTTTCTTTTAAGTATAGGAAAGATTCTCCATTCCCTGAAAAACTTTTGTTAGGTAAATCAGCACGTATCTTTGTAACGATGGATGCCCCAAGTTGGTATTATCAATGGTTTAATAAATCTCCTGGAGTTCAATTGTTGAAATTTGGAACTTTAGAGTTTTGTGGAGTCTCTCCAGTAAAGGTAAAAATATTTGGTCAGGTGCGAACTCGTAAAACTCGCGATTTCCTGAAATGGACAGAGTTTGTTCAGTCGTTAGCAGTCCTTGGGAAATGA